A window of Selenomonas ruminantium subsp. lactilytica TAM6421 contains these coding sequences:
- the pyrF gene encoding orotidine-5'-phosphate decarboxylase codes for MADERLIAALDVHKMEDVERLVKTLGDSVSYYKVGMELFYSVGAQVVTWLKEQGKDVFLDLKLHDIPNTAAGGICSLMRLGATMLNVHASGGYTMMKTTVDRMHAEAEKMGIECPKLIAVTVLTSINQEDWEGLGQAIQIKSAVVRYAKLAKKAGLDGVVASAQEAALIREACGDDFLIVTPGIRPAGSDVNDQSRIATPANALKDGSTHLVIGRPIYAAADPKAAALKIIEEMENVR; via the coding sequence ATGGCAGATGAACGCTTGATAGCAGCCCTTGATGTTCACAAGATGGAAGATGTGGAACGGCTGGTAAAGACATTAGGAGACAGTGTGTCCTATTACAAGGTGGGCATGGAGCTCTTTTACAGTGTGGGCGCTCAGGTGGTAACCTGGCTCAAGGAGCAGGGAAAGGATGTTTTCCTTGATCTCAAACTTCACGATATACCCAATACGGCGGCGGGCGGTATCTGCTCGCTGATGAGACTGGGGGCAACCATGCTCAATGTCCATGCCAGCGGCGGCTATACCATGATGAAGACCACTGTGGATCGGATGCATGCGGAAGCCGAGAAGATGGGCATTGAATGTCCCAAGCTTATCGCGGTTACGGTACTGACCAGCATCAATCAGGAGGACTGGGAAGGCCTTGGACAGGCCATCCAGATCAAGAGCGCTGTGGTGCGCTATGCCAAACTGGCCAAGAAAGCCGGCCTGGATGGTGTAGTGGCTTCTGCCCAGGAAGCAGCCCTTATTCGGGAAGCCTGCGGCGATGACTTCCTGATTGTCACGCCGGGCATCCGGCCTGCAGGCAGTGATGTCAACGACCAGAGCCGGATTGCAACGCCGGCCAATGCCTTGAAGGATGGTTCCACCCATCTGGTGATTGGCCGTCCCATCTATGCCGCGGCTGATCCGAAGGCTGCCGCTTTGAAGATTATAGAAGAAATGGAGAACGTAAGATAA
- the pyrE gene encoding orotate phosphoribosyltransferase, with protein MTEQEVKELLIETGAIMDGHFLLTSGLHSPHYVEKFNVLQQPKYTEKLCQAMAEKFKDANIETVVGPVTGGILLAHETGKALGTRAIFTERVDGKMTFRRGFSLHEGERCLIVEDIVTTGGSIKEVIEVVKAHGGIPVAVSMLVDRSGGKASFGDVPCTALLHMDVETYKPEECPLCKQGIPMTKRGSTGKVNV; from the coding sequence ATGACGGAACAGGAAGTAAAAGAATTACTGATTGAAACGGGGGCGATTATGGATGGTCATTTTCTGCTGACCTCCGGTTTGCACAGCCCTCATTATGTGGAAAAGTTCAATGTGCTCCAGCAGCCGAAATACACGGAAAAACTCTGCCAGGCCATGGCTGAGAAGTTCAAGGATGCCAACATTGAAACGGTAGTCGGCCCTGTGACCGGCGGCATCCTGCTGGCCCATGAGACGGGCAAGGCCCTGGGAACCCGTGCCATCTTCACGGAACGGGTGGACGGCAAGATGACCTTCCGCCGGGGCTTCAGCCTCCATGAAGGGGAACGCTGCCTGATCGTGGAAGACATTGTGACCACCGGTGGCTCCATCAAGGAAGTCATCGAAGTGGTCAAAGCCCACGGCGGCATTCCTGTAGCCGTCAGCATGCTGGTTGACCGCAGCGGCGGCAAAGCCAGCTTCGGTGACGTGCCTTGCACGGCACTCCTGCATATGGATGTGGAAACCTACAAGCCTGAGGAATGTCCGCTGTGCAAACAGGGGATTCCGATGACCAAAAGAGGGAGTACTGGTAAGGTAAATGTATAG
- a CDS encoding recombinase family protein, translated as MLNLKLSIAQNESDQTSDRIKYVNEGKHRRKEETTGKHPFGYEIKDKHLVVIEKERPIVEFIFQQILAGYATHSIFRKILDKFGISIDARRVWRILRNPTYKGVRYGIPDYCPAIIPPEQFDRVQTILSRNQQPRRSGRIYLFSGKVVCPSCGTIMVAHRGYVNKKKNSYQQTYICGNRYITGKPHTAGGCLFGGGISENVIEKFLLNNIRPLLESYLIHFDQQNKHVPEKDKIKSIKTKLSRLKDLYLDGLIDKDSYKVDYERLQKELAQAAYAAANQKTISPLVDKIMDDDDFVNTYLTLPREQKRELWQSLIQRIELGRRPEERGKSYKDIRIFFY; from the coding sequence ATGCTGAACCTCAAACTCTCCATCGCCCAGAATGAATCCGACCAGACCAGCGACCGCATCAAGTATGTCAACGAAGGAAAGCATCGCCGCAAGGAGGAAACCACCGGCAAGCATCCATTCGGCTATGAAATCAAGGATAAGCATCTGGTGGTCATCGAAAAGGAACGGCCTATAGTCGAGTTCATCTTCCAGCAAATACTGGCGGGGTACGCCACCCACTCCATTTTCCGCAAGATACTCGATAAGTTTGGCATATCCATTGACGCCCGCCGTGTTTGGCGTATTTTGCGTAATCCAACGTATAAGGGAGTTCGCTACGGCATCCCCGACTACTGCCCGGCCATTATCCCTCCAGAGCAGTTTGATCGCGTACAGACAATTCTCTCCCGCAATCAGCAGCCAAGACGATCAGGAAGAATTTATCTGTTCTCCGGCAAAGTGGTCTGCCCATCCTGTGGTACTATCATGGTCGCACATCGAGGTTACGTCAACAAGAAAAAAAATAGCTATCAACAAACCTACATCTGTGGCAATCGCTATATCACAGGTAAGCCGCATACCGCAGGGGGATGCTTGTTCGGTGGCGGTATCAGTGAGAACGTAATCGAAAAATTCCTGCTGAATAACATCCGTCCGCTATTAGAATCATACCTCATTCATTTTGACCAGCAAAACAAGCATGTTCCAGAAAAGGATAAAATAAAATCCATCAAGACAAAGCTTTCCCGATTGAAAGACCTCTACCTTGATGGATTGATTGATAAAGATAGTTATAAAGTTGATTATGAGCGACTGCAAAAAGAGCTTGCCCAGGCTGCCTATGCAGCAGCCAACCAAAAGACCATATCACCGCTGGTTGATAAAATCATGGATGACGATGATTTCGTGAATACCTATCTCACTCTGCCACGCGAGCAGAAAAGAGAACTTTGGCAAAGCCTTATCCAGCGCATTGAGCTGGGCCGCCGCCCGGAAGAACGTGGAAAATCCTATAAGGATATCCGCATATTCTTCTACTGA